The following are encoded in a window of Mycoplasmopsis verecunda genomic DNA:
- a CDS encoding thioredoxin family protein, which produces MFQEMKWEDAKKVIDANPNNHLIFLNFTTTWCGDCKMMRPIVESIAEEYKNNKGITFINVDAEEAELFRDPDNKWKVLRVPTMILLQGNEIIERGYEYIPTQILSSWISKKLS; this is translated from the coding sequence ATGTTTCAAGAAATGAAATGAGAAGATGCTAAAAAAGTAATTGATGCGAACCCTAACAATCATTTAATCTTTCTAAATTTCACAACCACATGATGTGGTGATTGCAAAATGATGAGACCAATTGTTGAATCAATTGCTGAAGAATACAAAAATAATAAAGGTATTACATTTATTAATGTAGATGCAGAAGAAGCTGAATTATTTAGAGATCCTGATAATAAATGGAAAGTATTACGTGTTCCAACAATGATATTATTACAAGGAAATGAGATTATTGAACGTGGTTATGAATACATTCCAACTCAAATTTTAAGTAGCTGAATTAGCAAAAAATTATCATAA
- the rpsJ gene encoding 30S ribosomal protein S10: MSKLNIKVKGFDHSLVEQAAKKIYTVAKSAGAEKVSGPIPLPTKRDEVTILRSVHVNKKSREQFESRTHQRLVVITNPSAETQDKLNRLELPAGVDIQVKVK; encoded by the coding sequence ATGAGTAAACTAAATATCAAGGTTAAAGGATTTGACCACTCATTAGTTGAACAAGCTGCTAAGAAAATTTATACAGTAGCTAAATCAGCTGGTGCTGAAAAAGTTAGTGGGCCAATTCCTCTTCCTACAAAAAGAGATGAAGTTACTATTTTAAGATCAGTTCACGTTAACAAAAAATCTCGTGAACAATTTGAAAGCAGAACACACCAAAGATTAGTTGTAATTACCAATCCTTCTGCTGAAACACAAGATAAATTAAATAGACTTGAATTACCAGCTGGTGTGGATATTCAAGTTAAAGTAAAATAA
- the rplC gene encoding 50S ribosomal protein L3, with product MKGILGRKVGMTQIFTESGQSVPVTVIEVQPNVVSKVLTADKNGYVATQLAVFDKKANRVNKPELGHFKNANTTPKRFVKEVRDMSGYELGSEIKADIFTAGELVDVTGTSKGKGFAGAIKRHNQSIGPKSHGGGGGSQPVRQTGSLGDISGNRVYKGMTMPGHLGNVKTTVQNLEIVKVDVTNNLILIKGSIPGPKKSFVVVKQAVKGLPNREGVKLVDIQEVMLMNELIEKAKKYNIEVTVGMNSTELSALIAEAEEKGDK from the coding sequence ATGAAAGGAATCTTAGGACGTAAAGTTGGTATGACTCAAATTTTTACAGAATCTGGTCAAAGTGTCCCAGTTACTGTAATAGAAGTACAACCAAATGTTGTATCTAAAGTTTTAACAGCTGACAAAAATGGTTATGTAGCTACACAACTTGCTGTATTTGATAAAAAAGCAAACCGTGTAAACAAACCTGAATTAGGTCACTTTAAAAATGCAAATACAACACCTAAGCGCTTCGTTAAAGAAGTTCGTGATATGTCAGGTTATGAACTTGGAAGTGAAATCAAAGCTGACATTTTCACAGCCGGTGAATTAGTAGATGTTACAGGAACATCAAAAGGTAAAGGATTCGCTGGAGCAATTAAGAGACACAACCAAAGTATTGGACCTAAATCACACGGTGGAGGTGGAGGATCTCAACCTGTTAGACAAACAGGATCACTTGGAGATATTTCAGGTAACAGAGTTTACAAAGGTATGACAATGCCTGGACACCTTGGAAATGTGAAAACAACAGTTCAAAACTTAGAAATCGTTAAGGTTGATGTTACTAACAATTTAATTTTAATTAAAGGTTCAATTCCAGGACCTAAAAAATCATTCGTAGTAGTTAAACAAGCAGTTAAAGGTCTTCCAAATCGTGAAGGTGTTAAACTTGTTGATATTCAAGAAGTTATGTTAATGAATGAATTAATCGAAAAAGCTAAAAAATACAACATTGAAGTTACAGTTGGAATGAACTCAACAGAATTATCAGCATTAATAGCTGAAGCTGAAGAAAAAGGAGATAAATAG
- the rplD gene encoding 50S ribosomal protein L4, translating into MAETVKKSTTKTTKPAAKKATAPKSAKVTVVKDKNASKKAQFKADLPAKLFASEKIYEQAIFDSILSERASRRQGTHKVKSRAEVSGSGKKPWRQKGTGRARTSSLRTPVFVGGGRAFGPTANRNYSLKVNKKVKLAAFISALTLLAKDNAVIADDLALESISTKAMANKLAELKLSEVKNVLVVTESETVYKSARNLPNVVLSKANSLTVERLIGADVMVISNESLKLLEGKVK; encoded by the coding sequence ATGGCTGAAACAGTTAAAAAATCAACTACAAAGACAACTAAACCAGCTGCTAAAAAAGCTACTGCTCCAAAATCAGCAAAAGTAACAGTTGTTAAAGATAAAAATGCTTCTAAGAAAGCACAATTCAAAGCTGATTTACCTGCAAAATTATTTGCAAGTGAAAAAATTTATGAACAAGCTATTTTTGACTCTATTCTTTCAGAAAGAGCTTCAAGAAGACAAGGAACACACAAAGTTAAATCACGTGCTGAAGTTTCTGGTTCAGGTAAAAAACCTTGAAGACAAAAAGGAACAGGGCGTGCAAGAACAAGCTCATTACGTACACCAGTATTCGTTGGTGGTGGTAGAGCATTTGGACCAACAGCTAACAGAAATTACTCATTAAAAGTTAATAAGAAAGTTAAATTAGCTGCATTTATTTCAGCTTTAACATTATTAGCAAAAGATAATGCTGTTATTGCTGATGATCTTGCTTTAGAATCTATCTCAACAAAAGCTATGGCTAACAAACTTGCTGAATTAAAATTAAGCGAAGTAAAAAATGTTTTAGTTGTAACAGAAAGCGAAACAGTTTACAAATCAGCTAGAAATTTACCAAACGTTGTTTTATCAAAAGCTAACTCATTAACAGTTGAAAGATTAATCGGAGCTGATGTTATGGTTATTTCTAATGAAAGCTTAAAGCTATTAGAAGGGAAAGTTAAATAA
- the rplW gene encoding 50S ribosomal protein L23: MELTRVIIAPVLTEKSDIQRANGVYTFKVAYNANKHQIAEAIETIFNVEVDTVRTIKVDKKAKNVGRFHGFTNRYKKAMVTLKPGSQLNYLPADEEEAKLAAEEAKVKEEVKAQKAAKSADVEKKAAAKLAAKKSTATKATKTVAKKPTTKRKVGGE, translated from the coding sequence ATGGAATTAACAAGAGTTATTATTGCACCAGTTTTAACAGAAAAATCAGACATCCAAAGAGCTAATGGAGTTTATACTTTCAAAGTAGCTTACAATGCTAATAAACACCAAATTGCTGAAGCTATCGAAACAATTTTCAATGTAGAAGTTGATACAGTTAGAACAATTAAGGTTGATAAAAAAGCTAAAAACGTTGGTCGTTTCCACGGATTTACAAATCGTTACAAAAAAGCTATGGTTACTTTAAAACCAGGTTCACAATTAAACTACTTACCAGCTGATGAAGAAGAAGCAAAATTAGCTGCTGAAGAAGCTAAAGTTAAAGAAGAAGTTAAAGCACAAAAAGCTGCAAAAAGTGCAGATGTAGAAAAGAAAGCTGCTGCTAAATTAGCTGCTAAAAAATCTACAGCTACAAAAGCAACAAAAACAGTTGCTAAAAAACCTACTACAAAACGTAAAGTTGGTGGAGAATAA
- the rplB gene encoding 50S ribosomal protein L2, whose translation MAIKHYKPTTNGRRNMSSLDYRQNLSGHAPEKSLLVNLKNHAGRNNQGKITVRHHGGRVKRFYRLVDFKRNKDNIPAIVKTIEYDPNRSANICLLAYADGEKRYILAPKGIKLGQVVVSGPQADIMVGNTLPLANIPEGTFVHNIEMQPGGGGVIARSAGTSAQILGKDEDGKYVVLRLKSGETRRILSRCRATVGVVGNEEHLLVNVGKAGINRHKGIRPTVRGSVMNPVDHPHGGGEGKQPVGRKAPLTPWGKKALGVKTRKTKKSSNKLIIRRRKDSK comes from the coding sequence ATGGCGATTAAACATTATAAGCCAACGACAAATGGTCGTAGAAACATGTCTTCTCTTGACTACAGACAAAACTTATCAGGTCATGCACCAGAAAAATCACTTTTAGTGAATTTAAAAAATCACGCTGGTCGTAACAACCAAGGTAAGATTACTGTAAGACATCATGGAGGGCGTGTTAAAAGATTTTACAGATTAGTAGACTTTAAACGTAATAAAGATAACATCCCTGCAATCGTTAAAACAATTGAATATGATCCAAACAGATCAGCAAACATTTGTTTATTAGCATATGCAGATGGTGAAAAAAGATATATCCTAGCTCCTAAAGGTATTAAATTAGGACAAGTTGTGGTATCAGGACCACAAGCAGATATTATGGTGGGAAATACATTACCACTAGCAAACATTCCTGAAGGTACATTTGTACACAATATTGAAATGCAACCTGGAGGTGGTGGTGTTATTGCTCGTTCAGCAGGAACATCAGCACAAATCTTAGGTAAAGACGAAGATGGTAAATATGTAGTGTTAAGATTAAAATCAGGTGAAACACGTCGTATTTTATCACGTTGTCGTGCAACAGTAGGTGTTGTAGGAAACGAAGAACACTTACTTGTTAATGTTGGTAAAGCTGGAATCAACAGACATAAAGGTATTAGACCAACAGTACGTGGATCAGTTATGAACCCAGTAGACCACCCACATGGTGGAGGGGAAGGTAAGCAACCTGTTGGACGTAAAGCTCCTCTTACACCTTGAGGTAAGAAAGCTCTTGGAGTTAAGACAAGAAAAACTAAGAAATCTTCAAATAAACTTATAATCAGAAGAAGAAAGGATTCTAAATAA
- the rpsS gene encoding 30S ribosomal protein S19: MARSLKKGPFADEHLLKKVDAIVEGKAPKKPIKTWSRRSTIFPSFVGLTFAVHNGKQFIEVYVTDDMVGHKLGEFAPTRTFSGHGADKGKKK; the protein is encoded by the coding sequence ATGGCACGTAGTCTTAAAAAAGGTCCATTTGCTGACGAACACTTACTTAAAAAAGTAGATGCTATCGTTGAAGGTAAAGCACCTAAAAAACCAATTAAAACTTGATCAAGACGTTCTACAATTTTCCCAAGCTTCGTAGGTTTAACATTTGCTGTGCATAATGGAAAACAATTTATCGAAGTTTATGTAACAGATGATATGGTAGGACATAAATTAGGAGAATTTGCACCTACAAGAACATTCTCAGGTCACGGTGCTGATAAAGGTAAGAAGAAATAA
- the rplV gene encoding 50S ribosomal protein L22 yields the protein MAQQAKAHIKLQRVSVSKAKLVANLFRGKDVTEALGLLHHVNKKSAPIFIKLLESAVANATHNHGMDATKLYVKEVYVNEGPTLKRFQPRSQGRAYSILKRTSNLSIVLEERD from the coding sequence ATGGCTCAACAAGCAAAAGCTCACATTAAATTACAAAGAGTTAGTGTTTCTAAAGCTAAATTAGTAGCAAATCTTTTCAGAGGAAAAGATGTTACTGAAGCATTAGGACTTCTACATCACGTAAATAAAAAATCAGCTCCTATTTTCATCAAGTTATTAGAATCTGCAGTTGCAAACGCTACACATAACCATGGTATGGATGCAACTAAATTATATGTTAAAGAAGTTTATGTTAATGAAGGTCCAACTCTTAAAAGATTCCAACCAAGAAGTCAAGGTCGTGCTTACTCAATTTTAAAACGTACATCAAATTTATCAATAGTATTAGAGGAGAGAGATTAA
- the rpsC gene encoding 30S ribosomal protein S3: MGQKVNPNGFRYGVTKAHNSTWFADKNNFGSYLVEDAKIYKFFDKLVRQYQIGKVEVKRNKDNKVTVILHTAKPAAVLGTEGKNIQELTLKLQKHLKNKSLNLNIQVVELKNPDLNAKLLAEMIATKLENRESFRSAQKIAIRNAMRAGAKGIKTAVSGRLNGVDMARTEGYSEGEMKLHTLRQNVDYATATARTTYGAIGVKVWVSLGEILEGDK, translated from the coding sequence ATGGGTCAAAAAGTTAATCCAAATGGTTTCCGTTACGGTGTTACAAAAGCACACAACTCAACATGATTTGCAGATAAAAACAATTTTGGTTCATATTTAGTTGAAGATGCTAAAATCTACAAATTCTTTGATAAATTAGTTCGTCAATACCAAATCGGAAAAGTTGAAGTAAAACGTAACAAAGATAATAAAGTTACAGTAATTCTTCACACAGCTAAACCAGCCGCAGTTCTTGGAACAGAAGGTAAAAATATTCAAGAACTTACATTAAAATTACAAAAACACTTAAAAAACAAGAGTTTAAACTTAAATATTCAAGTAGTTGAACTCAAAAACCCTGATTTAAATGCTAAATTATTAGCAGAAATGATTGCTACAAAATTAGAAAATCGTGAAAGCTTCCGTTCAGCACAAAAAATTGCTATTAGAAATGCAATGCGTGCTGGAGCAAAAGGAATTAAGACTGCAGTTAGTGGTCGTTTAAACGGTGTTGATATGGCCCGTACAGAAGGATATTCTGAAGGGGAAATGAAATTACATACATTAAGACAAAATGTTGACTATGCTACAGCTACAGCTAGAACAACATATGGTGCTATCGGTGTTAAGGTGTGAGTATCATTAGGTGAAATTTTGGAAGGAGATAAATAA
- the rplP gene encoding 50S ribosomal protein L16 gives MLQPKRTKYRKPFLVKHDKRRATKGNTVAFGEFGLQATTSAWVTARQIESARIAATRRMGREGQVIIRIFPHFAKTSKPIGVRMGSGKGTPELWYTAVKVDTMMFEVGGVSEEVARDALRLAGHKLPVKWRIVKREEGDK, from the coding sequence ATGCTTCAACCAAAAAGAACTAAATACAGAAAACCATTCCTTGTAAAACACGACAAACGTAGAGCTACAAAAGGAAATACAGTAGCATTTGGTGAATTTGGACTTCAAGCTACAACATCAGCTTGAGTAACAGCTCGTCAAATCGAATCTGCTCGTATTGCTGCAACACGTAGAATGGGTCGTGAAGGACAAGTTATCATCCGTATTTTCCCACACTTTGCTAAAACATCTAAACCTATCGGAGTTCGTATGGGTTCAGGTAAAGGTACACCAGAATTATGATATACAGCAGTTAAAGTTGACACAATGATGTTTGAAGTTGGCGGAGTTTCTGAAGAAGTTGCACGTGACGCTTTAAGACTAGCTGGTCACAAATTACCTGTTAAATGAAGAATTGTTAAAAGAGAAGAAGGAGATAAATAA
- the rpmC gene encoding 50S ribosomal protein L29 has protein sequence MLYKEIKEKSVEELQTLLSQLKAELFTLRYRNATGDLKETHKIAAIRKTIAQVYTALNEKGAK, from the coding sequence ATGCTTTACAAAGAAATTAAAGAAAAATCAGTTGAAGAACTACAAACATTACTTTCTCAACTTAAAGCAGAATTATTTACTTTAAGATACAGAAATGCAACAGGTGACTTAAAAGAAACACATAAAATCGCTGCTATTAGAAAAACAATTGCACAAGTTTATACAGCTTTAAATGAAAAAGGAGCTAAATAA
- the rpsQ gene encoding 30S ribosomal protein S17 gives MNNTRNTRKTLVGTVVSAGKSAKTIIVAVDTYKKHPLYSKRYKSTKRFAVHDENQVAQLGDIVLIMETRPLSATKRFRLVEVKQAAIEGQN, from the coding sequence ATGAATAATACAAGAAACACAAGAAAAACACTAGTTGGTACAGTTGTTTCTGCTGGTAAATCAGCTAAAACAATTATTGTTGCAGTTGATACATACAAAAAACACCCATTATACTCAAAACGTTACAAATCAACAAAAAGATTTGCTGTACATGATGAAAATCAAGTAGCCCAATTAGGAGATATCGTTTTAATTATGGAAACAAGACCACTTTCAGCAACAAAACGTTTCAGACTAGTTGAAGTTAAACAAGCTGCTATCGAAGGACAAAACTAA
- the rplN gene encoding 50S ribosomal protein L14, with protein sequence MLQELSRANVADNSGAKEIGVIRILGGSKKKVANIGDIIVCSVKKAIPNGMVKEGQVVKAVVVRSSYGIHRDNGSYIRFDDNAVVLLKEDLTPRGTRVFGPVARELREKFPKIVSLAPEVL encoded by the coding sequence ATGTTACAAGAATTATCAAGAGCAAATGTTGCTGATAACTCAGGTGCTAAAGAAATCGGAGTTATCCGTATTTTAGGTGGATCTAAGAAAAAAGTAGCAAACATTGGTGACATTATTGTATGTTCAGTTAAAAAAGCTATTCCAAACGGAATGGTTAAAGAAGGTCAAGTTGTTAAAGCTGTTGTAGTTCGTTCATCATACGGTATTCACCGTGATAACGGATCATACATTCGTTTTGATGATAATGCTGTTGTATTACTTAAGGAAGATTTAACACCACGTGGAACACGTGTATTCGGACCAGTTGCTCGTGAATTACGTGAAAAATTCCCTAAAATTGTTTCACTTGCACCTGAAGTATTATAG
- the rplX gene encoding 50S ribosomal protein L24, which produces MNKIKLRKNDEVIVIAGKEKGQTGTIEKVLHKENKVIVKGLNIIKKHNKPSQQNQDGAIVEKEAPIHVSNVQLLVKKATKDKPSVTSKLGYKVDAKGKKVRVARKTGKEI; this is translated from the coding sequence ATGAACAAAATTAAACTTAGAAAAAATGACGAAGTAATCGTTATTGCTGGTAAAGAAAAAGGTCAAACAGGAACAATTGAAAAAGTATTACACAAAGAAAACAAAGTTATCGTTAAAGGATTAAACATCATTAAAAAACACAACAAACCTTCACAACAAAACCAAGATGGTGCTATTGTTGAAAAAGAAGCTCCAATTCATGTTTCAAATGTGCAATTATTAGTTAAAAAAGCAACAAAAGACAAACCAAGTGTTACATCAAAATTAGGATACAAAGTTGATGCTAAAGGAAAAAAAGTAAGAGTAGCAAGAAAGACAGGAAAGGAAATCTAA
- the rplE gene encoding 50S ribosomal protein L5 — MLKNVYLEKAVPALKEKYNYKSSMEVPRIEKVVLNMTAGKEINNSKAIEEVLNELTLISSQKPFQTKAKKSNASWKLREGMPMGGKVTLRRDRMWDFLDKLINVAMPRIRDFRGANPKAFDGRGNYNLGIKEEIIFPEIEFDKIRRIKGLDVIIVTSAKTDAEARTLLESIGVPFDKKGAK, encoded by the coding sequence ATGCTTAAAAATGTTTATTTAGAAAAAGCAGTTCCTGCTTTAAAAGAAAAATACAATTACAAATCATCAATGGAAGTTCCTAGAATCGAAAAAGTTGTGTTAAACATGACTGCTGGAAAAGAAATCAATAATTCAAAAGCAATCGAAGAAGTTCTTAATGAATTAACATTAATTTCATCACAAAAACCATTTCAAACAAAAGCTAAGAAATCAAACGCTTCATGAAAATTACGTGAAGGTATGCCTATGGGTGGTAAAGTTACACTACGTAGAGACAGAATGTGAGATTTCTTAGATAAATTAATCAATGTAGCAATGCCTCGTATTCGTGATTTCCGTGGTGCAAATCCTAAAGCATTTGACGGAAGAGGTAACTATAACCTAGGAATCAAAGAAGAAATCATTTTCCCAGAAATTGAATTTGACAAGATTCGTAGAATTAAAGGACTTGACGTTATTATTGTAACAAGTGCCAAAACTGATGCAGAAGCAAGAACATTACTTGAATCAATTGGTGTACCATTTGATAAAAAAGGAGCTAAATAA
- a CDS encoding type Z 30S ribosomal protein S14, giving the protein MARKALIEKAKRHPKFSTRAYTRCELCGRPHSVLRKYKVCRICFRNLAHEGKIPGMKKASW; this is encoded by the coding sequence ATGGCAAGAAAAGCATTAATCGAGAAAGCAAAACGTCACCCTAAATTCTCAACACGTGCTTACACACGTTGTGAATTATGTGGACGTCCACACTCAGTATTAAGAAAATATAAAGTATGTCGTATCTGTTTTAGAAATCTTGCTCACGAAGGTAAGATTCCAGGTATGAAGAAAGCGAGTTGATAA
- the rpsH gene encoding 30S ribosomal protein S8, whose translation MFITDPIADLVVRVKNANARKHKTVTIPYSKQKEAIVKLILNEGYIASYTVEGEGVNKNIVVTLKYKKNKSAIVDFKRVSKPGLRVYATVEEIPNVISGFGTVIISTSKGLMTGKQAREENVGGEIIAYIW comes from the coding sequence ATGTTTATTACAGATCCAATTGCAGATTTAGTTGTTCGTGTTAAGAATGCTAATGCTAGAAAACATAAAACAGTTACAATTCCATACTCAAAACAAAAAGAAGCTATTGTTAAGCTTATTTTAAATGAAGGGTACATTGCATCATACACTGTTGAAGGCGAAGGTGTTAACAAAAACATCGTTGTTACATTAAAATACAAGAAAAATAAATCAGCTATCGTTGATTTCAAAAGAGTATCAAAACCAGGACTTAGAGTTTATGCAACTGTGGAAGAAATTCCTAATGTTATCTCAGGTTTCGGAACAGTAATTATTTCTACATCAAAAGGACTTATGACAGGAAAACAAGCTAGAGAGGAAAATGTAGGTGGTGAAATTATCGCTTACATTTGATAA
- the rplF gene encoding 50S ribosomal protein L6 translates to MSRVGNRVINVPAGTTITVEGSKVTVSGKHGTLVREFSPLITVNVENNQVTTLRANEEKHTKQLHGTTNALIANMIKGVSEGFQIDLEIKGVGYKAELRGNEIVVNAGYSHPVTKKIPAELKVTVAKPTEISIFGNDKEVVGQFAAVVRAIRKPSVYSGKGIAYKGEKLRRKEGKTASK, encoded by the coding sequence ATGTCTCGTGTTGGAAATCGTGTTATAAATGTTCCTGCTGGAACAACTATTACTGTTGAAGGAAGCAAAGTTACTGTTTCTGGTAAACACGGAACTCTTGTTAGAGAATTTAGTCCATTAATTACTGTAAATGTAGAAAATAACCAAGTTACAACTCTTCGTGCAAATGAAGAAAAACACACCAAACAATTACACGGAACAACAAATGCCTTAATCGCAAACATGATTAAAGGTGTTTCAGAAGGATTCCAAATCGACCTTGAAATTAAAGGGGTTGGTTACAAAGCTGAACTTAGAGGAAATGAAATCGTTGTTAATGCCGGATATTCACACCCAGTTACTAAAAAAATACCTGCTGAATTAAAAGTAACTGTTGCTAAACCAACAGAAATTTCTATTTTCGGAAATGATAAAGAAGTTGTTGGACAATTTGCAGCAGTAGTTAGAGCAATTAGAAAACCAAGTGTATACTCAGGTAAAGGAATTGCTTACAAAGGTGAAAAACTTAGACGTAAAGAAGGGAAAACAGCTTCTAAATAA
- the rplR gene encoding 50S ribosomal protein L18, giving the protein MKAKSRNEARKVKHVRLRQHISGTATKPRLNIFKSHQNFYAQVIDDTKGVTLLSATTLQKGVYAGNIESAAKLGATMGQQMVKMGITEVVFDRGGYLYHGRVKAFADAVREQGVKF; this is encoded by the coding sequence ATGAAAGCAAAATCAAGAAACGAAGCTAGAAAAGTTAAACATGTTCGTTTACGTCAACACATTAGTGGAACAGCTACAAAACCACGTTTAAATATATTCAAGTCACACCAAAACTTCTATGCACAAGTAATAGATGACACTAAAGGTGTTACATTACTTTCAGCAACAACATTACAAAAAGGTGTTTATGCAGGTAACATTGAATCAGCAGCTAAATTAGGTGCTACAATGGGACAACAAATGGTTAAAATGGGTATTACTGAAGTAGTATTTGACCGTGGTGGATATTTATACCATGGTAGAGTAAAAGCTTTTGCTGATGCAGTTAGAGAACAAGGAGTTAAATTCTAA
- the rpsE gene encoding 30S ribosomal protein S5, producing MENKKEVKATEVAGTKEVVAKRAPRAPRKAQEGSSEQRPRRNNGGNRRPRAQKFESEFSEKVVDIARVTKVVKGGRRFSFSAFVVVGNKKGLVGFGHGKANEVPDAIKKAIKDAQNNLVSVPVVNGTVPHEIKAKFLASRVLLKPAPKGKGLIASGTVRAVVELAGYTDIVTKTYGSRSKANVVKATVKALQNLRTVEEIAEIRDKQVKDFQ from the coding sequence ATGGAAAACAAAAAAGAAGTTAAAGCAACAGAAGTTGCCGGAACAAAAGAAGTTGTAGCTAAAAGAGCTCCAAGAGCTCCAAGAAAAGCTCAAGAAGGTTCATCAGAACAACGTCCACGTCGTAACAACGGTGGAAACAGAAGACCGCGTGCTCAAAAATTTGAATCAGAATTTAGTGAAAAAGTTGTAGATATCGCTCGTGTTACAAAAGTTGTTAAAGGTGGAAGAAGATTTAGTTTCTCAGCCTTTGTTGTTGTTGGAAATAAAAAAGGTTTAGTAGGATTTGGACACGGTAAGGCTAACGAAGTTCCAGATGCTATTAAAAAAGCTATTAAAGATGCACAAAACAACCTTGTATCAGTTCCAGTTGTTAACGGAACTGTACCACACGAAATTAAAGCTAAATTCTTAGCTTCACGTGTATTACTTAAACCTGCTCCAAAAGGAAAAGGACTTATTGCTTCAGGAACAGTGCGTGCTGTTGTTGAATTAGCAGGATACACAGATATCGTTACTAAAACATATGGTTCACGTTCAAAAGCAAACGTTGTTAAAGCTACTGTAAAAGCATTACAAAACTTAAGAACTGTTGAAGAAATTGCTGAAATCAGAGATAAACAAGTAAAGGATTTTCAATAA
- the rplO gene encoding 50S ribosomal protein L15, producing the protein MAIKLNNLQFAEGSRPEKHRKGRGHAAGKGKQAGKGQSGQNKRKGHRLGFEGGQTPWFRRIGKRGFRNVNHVEYQVINLSDLEAKFNDGDTITLETLFDSNLIKRQMPVKLLGNGELNKKLTIYVHKASASAKEAFQKVGGTIHEL; encoded by the coding sequence ATGGCTATTAAATTAAATAATTTACAATTTGCTGAAGGTTCAAGACCAGAAAAACACCGTAAAGGTAGAGGACATGCTGCCGGTAAAGGTAAACAAGCTGGTAAAGGACAATCAGGTCAAAACAAACGTAAAGGTCACAGACTAGGATTCGAAGGGGGACAAACTCCTTGATTCCGTAGAATAGGTAAACGTGGATTTAGAAACGTTAACCATGTTGAATATCAAGTTATTAATCTTTCTGATTTAGAAGCAAAATTTAACGACGGTGATACTATTACTTTAGAAACATTATTTGACTCAAATTTAATCAAAAGACAAATGCCTGTTAAATTATTAGGTAACGGTGAACTAAACAAAAAATTAACAATCTATGTTCATAAAGCATCAGCTTCTGCTAAAGAAGCTTTCCAAAAAGTTGGTGGAACAATTCACGAATTATAA